A genome region from Megalobrama amblycephala isolate DHTTF-2021 linkage group LG18, ASM1881202v1, whole genome shotgun sequence includes the following:
- the ca4c gene encoding carbonic anhydrase IV c, producing the protein MVPVTQGSESCIGFVVMASILSLLSVLFAIKLCSGEWCYQSQFSCEDKCKGPSEWKKYFPNCGGQRQSPINIVTSKVKPDSKLTSFIFEAHENIFNMSVENHGQSAHFTLPQSVRLRGGGLSGIYKAIQFHLHWGEDGGQGSEHSVDGERYPMELHIVHIKEKYNKLEEALNDSTGVAALAFFFEVSSEQNKKLDRVIEALGKVRHEGNSSEIEDFRLTDIVPQADKLSYYRYSGSLTTPGCDQAVVWTVFQKALPISKSQLTSMYKQLLFATEKPMTGIFRPVQNLNGRVVYTSVPSHSLCVLPNLITLFLCLFCVFGQQRCFH; encoded by the exons ATGGTTCCTGTCACACAAGGCAGTGAGAGTTGTATTGGTTTTGTAGTCATGGCAtctattctctctctcttatctGTTCTGTTTGCTATAAAGCTCTGCTCAG GTGAGTGGTGCTACCAGAGCCAGTTTTCCTGTGAAGACAAATGTAAAG GGCCTTCAgaatggaaaaaatattttcctaaTTGTGGAGGCCAGAGACAATCGCCCATCAATATTGTCACAAGCAAAGTGAAACCTGACTCAAAATTGACCAGTTTTATCTTCGAGGCCCACGAGAACATTTTCAACATGAGTGTGGAAAATCATGGACAATCAG CTCACTTTACACTGCCTCAATCTGTGCGGCTCCGTGGTGGGGGTCTGTCAGGCATATACAAGGCTATCCAGTTCCACCTGCACTGGGGAGAGGACGGCGGCCAGGGCTCAGAGCACTCTGTGGACGGGGAGCGTTATCCCATGGAG CTCCATATTGTTCACATTAAAGAAAAGTACAACAAATTGGAAGAGGCTCTAAATGACTCTACAGGGGTGGCAGCACTTGCCTTCTTTTTTGAG GTGTCTTCAGAGCAAAATAAAAAGCTCGACAGAGTTATAGAGGCTTTAGGAAAAGtccgacatgaag GGAACAGCAGTGAAATTGAAGACTTTAGACTTACTGACATCGTCCCTCAAGCCGATAAACTGAGCTATTATCGGTACTCTGGTTCCCTGACCACACCAGGTTGTGACCAGGCTGTTGTGTGGACGGTCTTCCAAAAGGCTCTGCCCATAAGCAAAAGTCAG CTGACGTCAATGTATAAACAGCTGTTATTCGCAACAGAAAAACCAATGACTGGAATATTCCGTCCTGTGCAGAATCTGAATGGACGAGTTGTTTACACATCTGTGCCATCTCACAGTCTGTGTGTCCTGCCCAATCTAATCACCCTCTTTCTGTGCCTCTTTTGTGTTTTTGGACAACAAAGGTGTTTTCACTGA